The genomic region ATAAGCCACAAAAGTGTAACCATCTTACCAAGGCTATTAGCTGGTATGTGATATGTCTGCATTCCTTTTCTATCAATATCCTTCCTCTCACAACCATCTGTCCCAAATGTATACATGCACTAGCACTTAACAATTGACACCATGAACACTTGAAACTCATTATTGTGACATAAATTACTTTGacactcaacaaattttattaTAATCATGAGTGCATCCCTCATAAAAACAATTACACAATTGGAAATAATTACATCCTTTACCTCTCAATTGTTAAGATGCACTTTGTTGAAAACTATACCAATTATCTCAAACTTTCCTTTGGCTTGAAGGATGTGAAATACAAATTCAAGATAAAGTTTATAATAGAAATGATACAATTGAGAATTAGAAAATAACATTATATAACAAAAACAGATACTCCACCCAAATCTAAATATTGAACTTGCAAACAATAATTTATTTTGATGGAGGTCTGTGCAATATTCTTTGATTCCAACCATTAGTGCATACCGATCACCTACAAATGTTTCTAGTATGATAGTGGGAAGCACATTTATAACATATTTTTCCATATTAGAAAAGTTAATAACTTTCTTGATTAATCCCCTTTTTCATTCTTCTCATTTTCTTTTCTCACTTTCTATGGGACATTTCCTCAACAATGTAACCAAACTAACTCCCTTCCCTTTAGCTACTGGTTGGAAGAGATATGAAATGAGAAATGCAAGAGATGAGATGATTACCTTCTCATAATTGGTGAGTTTCCTTTGTATTCCATTCATTTACATAAGTACTCCTTTCTTTGTCATGTTGATGATTGGTGCTATCACATAAGGGAATCCCTATATAAAAATAATCCTTTTGACCCAAGTATCAATGACAATAAATCACATGAGGGTCAAGAACTCTCCATTAGTAGTCATAAAATAGAAAATGTTCCTTCCCATAATTGAGATGATTGCTATACCATAGATTGCAACACTTGTGAATGTATACAAATGAGCTCGTACACAAGTGCTCATACTTGTTATCAAACATATTATTCTCACATGTAACTTTTTGATACAAGTTAATCTCCAACTTCAAGGAATATTGGAATCCTTTATTTGgtggtgatattttttttaaaattgctcTATGCTATCCACATTCTCAAAAACCAAGCAACTTGTTGCCTTAAGAACTTGTAGTATCAAATACCCCAAAGTTACTGTATCCACATGACAATCACTCATAATCTTGTCTTCATTTTTGGGATTTGTGGGACTTGTCTTCATAAGTTTTAGAGGAAGAGATACCATagcaatggaggaagaggataatGAATATAGCCCAGGTTGAGAAAGAAATTGATCTTCCTTCTCCTTTCCCTTCTCCCATTGAAGAGAATCCACCTTCTCAACAAGAGAAACAACTTTCTCCACCTCCCAAACAACCATCTCCTTTTCCTAGAGTACCTATATGATGCCTCCTTCTAAGCCACTCTCTCCACCTAAAGATACTACTCCTCCCTCATCTATCCAAGATGAACAAGATAAGACTACCAATGAACAACATGAGCCTAAGATGAAGGAAATGCATAAGCAAGGGTTGATGAAGAGcaacaagaaaaggagaaggatgAAAAAGTTGAAGAACAAAAAACAAAGCAAGAAGAGCATAAAGAAGACAAAGGTGAAGAACATAAAGAAGAACAATAGCGAACTCACGAGGAAGAAGAATAGAAGTTAGAAGAATATATGCCTTGGGTTAATgagaaacaagaaaaagaagaggaatttaGAGAAGAAGATATTTtaaagtgtttatggtgaaaatggaaacaacaatattgaaagactaaatgaattcaaccacaaaaccctaacctaacaacaacaaagatccaccataacatataaagattacctaagacaatgcaaatcaaatgaaatcacaaagattataccatcacatgtccaatagggtttgaatctccattcttcctatctccatcgatcttgcttgatatatttgctctcagattttatatgtgcacaagagctcaacaaagaacggaaatgtggttgcaagtaagcttgatcgcatatgaaagtttgaaagcgtagtcgaGTAGTCAACgggggcttgataatgaaggaagcatctccttatatagaagacactataagaaatggagggataagattgagaggtgtaaaagataaatggtcggctatgattagagggtaggtagagaaaataagaaaataatgagagggtaggtagtgtaggaattaaaagatgaatgacatgtgtcataggtagaaaaggttaatgaattaattaaataaataaagattcatttaattaatagaggaagtgggatcaaataaataaataagatatttatttaatttaggaaaaagattatttaaataaataaaagtatctatttaaatgagaaataaggctagaagaggataaataaattaattaaataaatacagatttattcaattaatagaagaattaggcttaaaataaataaataaataaagatgtttatttaattagacatgacaattttaggtgtctacattaagtAAAGAGAAGAAGGAGCCTTAGAAGCACCAAGAAATTCACTTGGCGTTGCACATAGGTAGTTCACAATTTGGTTGACTCAGACCATAGAAAAAAGGAAATGGAGATATAAGGAGATGGAGGAAGAATACTTTGTTGTGCTGAAAGAAACCTTCAAGACATCGAACTCAAATAAGAAAAGAGCAAGGAAAATATCTATGATAACCATTGATGCACAAGGTCATCAACATGTACAAATAGATGCCCCTCTTGTTGATAAGCCTAAAGAGGAAATGCATATACAAGATTATAAAATGTAGAAAAATGACCTTGGGGTACAAACTTGAGAAGGAGAGAAGCATTCATTATAACAAGCAATGCTAGCCATATTCAAAAGGATGTAAAATAATGAGACCACAAAGGAAGAGTATAAAGCACAAATTGAAGAATTGAAGAAGTACATCAGTCATCTATTGCTCTTTCAACAAGTCTACTAGATACATTAGCTCTAGAGGCAAAATTTCAAGATGGAGATAGTTTTTAAGTAGTTGCATTGGCATGGAGACAAGATATTGAGGCCTTAGGCAAATACACAATAAGAAAAACTATCAAACTCTGCCATTACTTGATGTATTTGAGGTGTAGTCCACCTTAATACAGACTCACTAGAGGGGTTGAGTAGAATAAAACATTTTTGGGCCATGATGGATAAATTGGTTTAGATGCTTGatgatttcttttataaaagaCCCACAAAAGGCATTGTGAGACCTAGAAACTTCACCTAAACAAGCACCTTACATGAAGTATGACTAGAAACTTTGAAATCATAGGTCTAGTAAGACAACACCACAAGATGCTTTACATGAGATATCTATTAGACCACTTAAAAAGCAGAAAAACACGTTGAAGGGTTTCTAAAAATAAATAGAACCCTTAGTAAGGTTGTAGAGATCGAGTGAGCTTAATGTCATAAGATTCCCAAATACATTTAAATGAAACAATCAATAATTACATTGAAAATATGTGATTGTCATAATAAACAATTATACTATGATTTTTATACCACTAACATACATAATCAACATATCTATAAATATATCAATATTGTTACCTCGTTATGGTCATTGAAAAGAATTGAGGAACTATCATAAATGGTATCTTCGCTGCCATCCACAATGAAAAATAATGAAAACCAAAAAAAAGCATCCTTAATCCACTCTAAAGGTGAGATTAAAGTTAATACCAATGCAGAAACTCCTAGATCATCCCACGCAAACACTCTTAGAAGCGTGAAAAACCAAACCCCTAAACTCTCGAGAAGACAAACCATGAGTTTGCACATGCTAGAAAAGAGCTCACAAAATTCCCCTCTTCAAGGTTAAATTAATAATGCCCAGCACAACGAATCTAATCCCAAATCACGGTTATTGTATGGTCACAAGACGGAGCTCCGTGGCTTCTTTATGTCTCCATTTCCGTAATGAAAGTGAAGATTGTTGGAAGGCTCTCCCAACAAACTGCTGTTGCTTCCTATGAGTGAAATTGTAATGGAAGCCAAGCTGAACATTGGCTACAGATATTATAGTTGTTCAGAGAGTCAATTGAAGCTTGTCAATCATGGGAGGAGTCTTCCAAGAAGGGGAcgcattttttcttcttctttcactCTAACCTTACCTATTATAAAGTCCAGCACAACCTCGCCCATTTCTAAATTCAGCACATTGTCACCAATAATTAAGTTCAACACCAATTTCCAGTGCAAACGTATTTCAGCTGTGGCGGACAAGGTGGACGATCAAGAAACGTTTTCTACCAATTCAGTGGCAAAGCTTGTTGCAATTGTTGGAGGTGAGAGTACGAGTCCTTTGAAGAATGTGCCGTGGGAAGACGTTCTGATCCATACGGTATGCTGCTCTAAACTCAGCTCTCAATTCTAATTTCGGTGCTGTATGTTTTTTGCTTTGAGTTAATGCACTAAATTGTATAGGCGATTGTGGAATGGGTGGATGGAGACATTACAGAGCTTTATTTTTTTCTTGCTAAAATGAATGTTTTAATGTATGAGATTTTGATTTTTCTGGAAGTAGGAATAGTCGAATGTGTGGATAGGGGCATTACCGTCCTGTATTTTATTTTTCGCTTAAAATGAATGTTTTAGTGTGGGAGATTGTGGATTTCCTCAAAGGAGTAGTTGTAAAATTTGTGGGTAGGGCATTATTGTGCTAGATTTTTCTGTCTAAAGTGAATGTGTTAGTGTAGGAGATTGTGGATTTCTCGAAGGTGGGAGTAGCAGACTGTGTGGATGAGGGAATTATTGTGCTGGATTTTTCTGCTTAAAGTAAATGTGTCAGTGTAGGGTATTGTAGGTCTCCTGAAAGTAATAGTAGAATGCATAGATGGGAGCATTTTAGGGCTGCTTCTTTCTGCCTAAATTGAGTGTTGGTTTTTGGAGATTGTGTTTTTCCTGTAAATAGTACTAAAATAGTTTTAGTTTTTGGAGATTGTATTTTCCTGTAAATAGTACTAAAATAATGCGTAGACGGGGGTTTATGTCAATGGTTATTCATTTACAGGCAGCAAAACTCAAATGGATAGACGAAGGATACAATTTACATGTGCTTACAGAGAGTATTTTGACTAAACAAGAAAAAGAGGCCGAGCTGGTTCTAGCTCAAACTGATATTTTGATCATAATTAATGTCCAGCATCAAGATTCTGTCAAGTGGGTTTTACAAAACACTGAAGTGATTCCTACCATTGTCTGCTTTGATTGCTGCCCCGCCCTTCAAAACAAGTTAGGAGGACTAAAGGTCTCAAACAATAATCAGACCATGATTGAGAAATTTCTCCCTTTGGGGCAAGGAAAACAGATTAAAGAGTCTCTTGAAGTACTAAGAACTGTACAAGAGGCATGGGGTCGAAACAACAGTGATGACATTTGGTTCTCCCTACTTTTACTGATCAATTCATATATAAGACCAGTACCAGTATTGCAAAACTTGCGTGCAAAAGGATTCTCAACTCTCTATTGTATGATAAAGAATTGTCGTACTCAATTGGTAGATTGTCTTCTAGATCCCAACTGCAGAGAAGCTCTTGTTTGTCTCAATAAGTGTGCTCCAACTGATCAGGTATGCAATTATCGTTGCATTGCATCATATGAGAGCCCCAAATTTGAAGCCTTTTCTCTATGTGTGTTACAAAAACACAACTGTCTTGGCTTAAATGCTGAAATCCCAGTGAAACCCAATGTTCAACCTCTTTCCTTTTTCAGAGGTAGTCCCCTGACCCATGAGGTTGCAGAAGACCTTTTTGTTGGATGGTTAGGGAAATTAAATTCAAGTTGGCGTGTGGTAGCTGGCCAAAATCCTGCATATGATCAGTTTCCTTGCCAATATCAACTCTTCTATCGAGGTAAAGCAAAACGGACATTTTGGTATGAGCCAGTATTTCAAGTCAAAACCTTGGATGGGCAGTTGATTTGGAGACGAAGGCGATACAGGGTTAAAAGGGAAGATATTCCTGGAACTTTTATATTCACTGTTTTAGATAATGGAGTTGTCTCAAGAGAGTTTTGGAGAATCGTAGATGTTACAGATGATTTAAGCTGGGCCTTGTTCTATTACGGTGGGGCTGCTCAGGCAGCAGGGCAATCTTATAGAGGGGCAATTCTTGTCACTCCAGATGGAATCTGGCCTTCTAAAAATGAGGCACAAAGAATAAATTCTGCTTTGGAAAGATGTGGAATCAAAGACTGGGAATTGTTTGGAGTTGATAATACATGTTGTACTAATGCTCCATTAGGCATACCTGAAGGCTCAAGTTTGCATGTCACGCTTCAATTGAGAGATTCCAATGTTTTGTCATGCGAATGATTATAATTGAGAAATATCTGACCATAGTAGGTGCAAAAGTAATATCTTCATTGGCATGCAATTTCTTTCTCTCTATCTACAGTTGTTACGGAGAGGATATAGTGGAATATCAAAAGCCAGCTCAGTTCTATGAATCTGAATTTTGATGGTAGAAAAAACTTGATGGCCCTTCCGTATAGATTGGATGTGGATATTAGCATGAACAAGCGGCTTAAATGGCCATAGAAAACATGTCATAAGCCACAGATGTTACTCCATTTTTTTTTATGCAAATCCAAGGTAAAGGGTGTCTTTGTGTCTGGACTCTGTATACAGAAATAATGTGATGACTTCTGGCAGTTGTGAATCTAATGAGAACTTAAAAAGCTGAAAATTTAGTGCAATGCTGGATGGCTAATCTGCAAAATGAAACTGAACGATGAAATTTCTCCTCGTGAATAATATATAGATACCTTATTGCTTGTATGGTGTGCTGCATTTACTATTTCCATTGAGATCATGTTACACTGCATATCTGTTTTCAGTTCACAGGCTTGTGAAATGCTGGACTTGTTATCTAATTGAGAACGCATGCTATTGATTCTTAAGTTTTTGATAAATGAAACAATTTCTTTGAAGTGTTTCAGAAGATATATAATATTGACAGGGATAATTCCGGATTACCTATTATGTTTTCGTTGAACTTCTGAATTATATAGATACTGTTCGCGTTGTGCATGGTGTTTTTCCTGATTCCTTAAAACAGTGAGAAGTATTTTATCCCTGAAACTCCTTAAACCTCTGTTATTCCAATATGGTGAAGCATTTTCTTATTGAGGTGACAAACATAAGGATGAAGGGGAGACTGAATAACATACCATCTTGTATATCTGTTTTTACTGCAAATGAATATAACATTCCATGCTATGTATTTTAAGCTTCTACTTGTCTTGAAAAGAGAGAGCTTCTGTTACAAACTGTTTGAAAAGAATTGGATAATATTTCAGAAAGTTTGTTCAGAAACACTTAAACTTAAAGGTATTCCATGGTTAATATTGCTTCAGATTAAACTTATGGTTAACCAAAAATGCTAATTATATAACATGGAGCAATCTTTATCAAAGGTGACAAATATTAAAACACGAATTCTCTGGACAGTGTTAACTAATGCAGTAGATCTACATGTAACCATCAAGGATATGTTTTCTGAAACTAAAAAATAAGCCCCAAGCAGAGAGATTTCATTTTAAAATTAGCTTGCATGAATGCCTTCTCATTCAGCTTAGAAACTCTGATGATCATGTTTAGCAATGTCCGCACAGCCAAACCTCTTATATATAAGATAATAATCATTGTTGTTGTTAGATCGCTGATTAGGTACTAGTTATTTATAATTCAGTTTTAGAACATCATTTATAAATAAACATTTTTTCATTCATgaacaatacaaggagttttggGTGTGTCTCCGCGCTTCGATGTGTATTGATGATCTGCAAATCATCATAAGATTATGTTTGGTTTGTAAATGTTTGATACCTTCAATTGGTAGGTATCAGAACACCAGGGAAAGGAGGAGAAGTTTGCAAGTTACACTGTTATATTGGATGCTTGCTGGCAGAACGTTTTTTCTTTTTGCCAAGCAAACAAAGTCGCTGTGTTTTGATCAAAGAAATACAGCACAAAGTTTGAAAGATCTGCCGCTACTTGATAATGCAGAAGATAGGGAGTGTGGCAGACAAAAATTGCAGAAGAGTCGCATAAcatagtgtaaagtggaaaattcgaggcttagcaaattcaccacttggAAAGGGAGATTTATTAAGCTCAATTTTCGcttggagaactttacattcaaaagagggggatgaatctattAGATCCAATCCTAAAATGATGCaaagactgaatactaagtagattagttgtgtttggaatgtgttttgaccctcttttgtaagttgagtaggtaaagtgctgaaattgaagacaaaataggcAGAAATAGTGAGATACAGATTCGGGATttagtcgtgcacctggatctgagaagtttgagatgattcagagctgctctgCGAAATCaggcaaaagttgcagggaccgtgtgtccGGACAGGGGCGCCCCCAACgtggtcctctgaactttccgcGCGTCGAAAAGGAttttttcatctttgcaaataaaacttaattctagaagtatagttgcgcacctgctTCCTGCATACAGAAAAAAGAAGAGAGGGTAgacaaaccccagtttggaatcaaccttgaaagaaataatgcaatgCTTGCAATAAATGATGGAAAAGTATACCTTCATATCTGCAATAGATgataatgatgttttgcttcttagatgtaatcacatatgttgtatgaaatggcatgaacataacaaaaccctaacacacacatgcttgcaaatgaatgatgtaatgttgctcaatggatagatgaagaatatgcagccttaaggaatgctagatgatgaatgcttgaatgcttgatgattgaATGTAGTCTCTCTGCCTTCTCCACCTTGTCATGCTCTCACCTTATGATTGTGtgttatgtcaaatgagagggaaagaccttatatacttgcctgtcgTCAATTGTTTAATTTTTCGATATAGTCCGACATGGGGGATTTATTTCCTGCTCACAATTGAAATAGGGCCAAGGGGGAGGGGCCTCAAGATAGGTCCTACCTAGGGAGGACtagggcgtggtgccctggtcctaccgtAGTTTGGGCCAGGATCAAAGGGCTATGCAAGTTGTAAGATGCAAAAATGAAGTTTGGTTGCATAAAAGAGATATAAataggtcccgatcaagcatggggatgagaccgataAGATGAGGGCCCaaaatacggtcaaaattgcaaatggtgcaattttaggacgctacacatagaAGACAGTTTAAGAATTTCGATTGCAATTTTATATTGAGAAGAGAATTGCTGGTTTGCACAAGGAGAAGAGACTTAAGAAAATAATTTGGTGTTACTGTGAAAGATTTGGCAGAAGTTTGGATGGGATATTATTAAAAGGCGAAGGAAAGAGATGTTGGAGATTGTCAGTTGAATGACATTTGAAGCTATGTGGATCAGATAAGAATTGGAGTAGTGGAAACTAGGTTTTTGCAGAGTTTTTAATATTCTGTtgttgaataaatattttaatttatggtATTTTCCAAACAGTaagagaaaatatatatataagggGGTAGTGAATAGAAAATTTGGTTGATGTTTGTATTTCAAATCTGAATTTGCAAAAGGGAAGTGTGTTTTGAAATTTTCAACAAGATGATTGTTGGAATTTCATATTGATAGGAGTTATTTATTTGCAAAAGTAATTTAGGATGTGTtacccccatatttggcatacctaaaatttaaatttcaagttGATCTCAATGTCGAGTAAAGGTCCAATGAGTTTTTATGCATAAGAAATAAGCGTGTcgtccaaggtcattactagtcaaaatttgaaaaatagaataattttgagaattaccacaaattgagggaaatcgcTTGACAGTCAGGATCTAAACGTCATTTTATATCatgtggccaactttcacctgaacccagttTACACtatgtcatattttaaactttcaattttcgaTGTCTGTTgtccccaaatgattaaaatatctcatttaaggtttTGTCCTGAggcgtaaataattgtgtggatctaTTTCCCTACCTCTGacgtgtgtttcaaatttcaggacctagctccctaccgtttgaaagttatgccatttttccttagccaaagcaataaatttaaaatatttttcaaataataatttaatattttaaattattttaatatgtctggtcATTTGCGATAAAACGCTGTTTAAAAATGTTGATTGCATTCTTCCTTGATTCCTCTCAATGGCCAATGGTTTCCAAGATGTACTTGATTGTTCGTTGAagcaaaaggttagaaatgctcactttttgagcattcttaacctcatttttcaaccttttgtcaaaaaggttagaaatgctcactttttgagcatttctaacccgtatttctaacctatcacaaaaggttaggaatgctaaaaaattgagcacttaaacctcatttcttaaccttgcgggtcccactttgtcaagaggttagaaatgctaaaaaattgagcattcttaacctctttcaTAAGAATTTAAAAACAAGCTTCAAACAACAGGTTATGAAAGTTCATCGATGCGTTGAAGGTAAATGGTTTCACTAGATGTTGAAGTTGCAGCTGCTTTGATCGACATGAATGCACATCATGGAAGCATAGACAATGCACGTGAATAGtttgaaagaattcctcaaagaaatgCAGTCTCATGAAATGCGATGATTGCTGGATATCTACAGAATGCAGACCGTGACCATAGGGAGAGCACAAACAATGCACGTGAACTGGTGAAGTTGCTAACAAGGCaacaaactgtttgactaaatgccTCAGAGATGTCATCCCACTGAATGCAAATGTGGAAGCAAAGGTAGCATGCAAATGTTTGACTAGTTTCCTATAAGAAGTGCGAGTTGAAAAGTCATAACTttctgtttgacagaatgccaaaTGTGGAAGCATATGCATTGTATGTGAATCGTTTGAATTGTTTCCTCGAAAAGATGTCATCTCATCTAATGCTATGAACACAAGATCTGCAGATTTTTTATAAAGTTTGAATCTTTCAGAAAGTGCAATTGCTAGGTGTAAAAACCAAATTCAACAATCTTTGTTATCATCTTTCCAGCCGTACAAAGCTGGATAAACAGACATGACAAATGGAGGAAGCGGGGCATTAGGTTATTGGTGATACACAATTCATATATCACTCGCACTGTGTTTTACCAGTTTGCAAGGCGTAGAAACATATTGCACTTGCATTTTATTGAAGATTGTTGAAGATGAATAGGAATTGTTTGATGGAATGTCACAAGAGATATGATCTCATGATAGGTTCGTGAAGTGTTGAGTATGCTACGGACAAACCATGACCATGCTTAGCATTTGTTATTCTTGACTTAAAAAAAAAAGGAGCAATTAGGGTGAATTTCAAATGGTACTTTGATATGATAAAAAGTATACAAATCAaaatttcttgaagtgcctgatAATTTGAAGAGGATTTGGCCCGATATCGATCTGTATCCATGGCCGGGGCTAGATCCCCAATTACCTTTATGACTACTGACTATGGCTTTCGAACTGTCACTATATCTCAATCTTTAAATGGAATTATACGGCCTGTGAACCTGACCTCGTGCTGCTCATGGGCTGCTAAACTGCCTAAGCATT from Cryptomeria japonica chromosome 3, Sugi_1.0, whole genome shotgun sequence harbors:
- the LOC131041171 gene encoding violaxanthin de-epoxidase, chloroplastic, which encodes MSEIVMEAKLNIGYRYYSCSESQLKLVNHGRSLPRRGRIFSSSFTLTLPIIKSSTTSPISKFSTLSPIIKFNTNFQCKRISAVADKVDDQETFSTNSVAKLVAIVGGESTSPLKNVPWEDVLIHTAAKLKWIDEGYNLHVLTESILTKQEKEAELVLAQTDILIIINVQHQDSVKWVLQNTEVIPTIVCFDCCPALQNKLGGLKVSNNNQTMIEKFLPLGQGKQIKESLEVLRTVQEAWGRNNSDDIWFSLLLLINSYIRPVPVLQNLRAKGFSTLYCMIKNCRTQLVDCLLDPNCREALVCLNKCAPTDQVCNYRCIASYESPKFEAFSLCVLQKHNCLGLNAEIPVKPNVQPLSFFRGSPLTHEVAEDLFVGWLGKLNSSWRVVAGQNPAYDQFPCQYQLFYRGKAKRTFWYEPVFQVKTLDGQLIWRRRRYRVKREDIPGTFIFTVLDNGVVSREFWRIVDVTDDLSWALFYYGGAAQAAGQSYRGAILVTPDGIWPSKNEAQRINSALERCGIKDWELFGVDNTCCTNAPLGIPEGSSLHVTLQLRDSNVLSCE